Proteins encoded in a region of the Streptomyces sp. NBC_01298 genome:
- a CDS encoding 2-oxoacid:ferredoxin oxidoreductase subunit beta, giving the protein MTEVTDSPTLLSLVPKAAAKQSMKDFKSDQEVRWCPGCGDYAVLAAVQGFMPELGLAKENIVFVSGIGCSSRFPYYMDTYGMHSIHGRAPAIATGLATSRRDLSVWVVTGDGDALSIGGNHLIHALRRNVNLKILLFNNRIYGLTKGQYSPTSEVGKITKSTPMGSLDAPFNPVSLAIGAEASFVARTVDSDRKHLTEVLRAAAAHEGTALVEIYQNCNIFNDGAFEVLKDHEQAQEAVIRLEHGQPIRFGVAGAKGVVRNVATGDLEVVTVTAENESRILVHDASSASPTNAFALSRLADPDTLHQTPIGVFRNVRRPVYDTLMADQLETAVDRGGKGDLGALLSGNDTWTVVG; this is encoded by the coding sequence ATGACTGAGGTGACCGACAGCCCCACCCTGCTCTCGCTGGTGCCCAAGGCGGCCGCCAAGCAGTCGATGAAGGACTTCAAGTCGGACCAGGAGGTCCGCTGGTGCCCCGGCTGCGGCGACTACGCGGTGCTCGCCGCCGTCCAGGGCTTCATGCCGGAGCTGGGACTGGCGAAGGAGAACATCGTCTTCGTCTCGGGCATCGGCTGCTCCTCGCGCTTCCCGTACTACATGGACACCTACGGGATGCACTCGATCCACGGCCGCGCCCCGGCCATCGCCACCGGGCTCGCGACCTCGCGCCGCGACCTGTCGGTCTGGGTGGTCACCGGTGACGGCGACGCGCTCTCCATCGGCGGAAACCACCTGATCCACGCCCTGCGGCGCAACGTCAACCTCAAGATCCTGCTGTTCAACAACCGGATCTACGGGCTGACCAAGGGGCAGTACTCCCCCACCTCCGAGGTCGGCAAGATCACCAAGTCGACCCCGATGGGCTCGCTCGACGCCCCCTTCAACCCGGTCTCGCTCGCGATCGGCGCGGAGGCCTCCTTCGTGGCCCGTACGGTCGACTCCGACCGCAAGCACCTCACCGAGGTGCTGCGCGCGGCGGCCGCCCACGAGGGCACGGCGCTGGTGGAGATCTACCAGAACTGCAACATCTTCAACGACGGCGCCTTCGAGGTCCTCAAGGACCACGAGCAGGCCCAGGAGGCCGTGATCCGCCTGGAGCACGGGCAGCCGATCCGCTTCGGAGTGGCGGGCGCCAAGGGCGTCGTGCGCAACGTGGCCACCGGTGACCTGGAGGTCGTGACGGTGACCGCGGAGAACGAGTCCCGGATCCTGGTCCACGACGCCTCCTCGGCCTCCCCGACCAACGCGTTCGCGCTGTCCCGGCTGGCCGACCCCGACACGCTGCACCAGACGCCCATCGGGGTGTTCCGCAACGTGCGCCGGCCCGTCTACGACACGCTCATGGCCGACCAGCTGGAGACGGCCGTGGACCGCGGCGGCAAGGGCGACCTGGGCGCGCTGCTGAGCGGGAACGACACCTGGACCGTCGTCGGCTAG
- the rarD gene encoding EamA family transporter RarD, with translation MKAQNDQRTGLLYGFASYGMWGIVPLFWPLLQPAGAIEILAHRMVWSLAVVGVALLALRRWGWVSELLRQPRKLALTAVAAALVTVNWGVYIWSVNNGAVVEASLGYFINPLVTIALGVLVLGERLRRTQWAAVGIAVAAVLVLAVGYGRPPWISLILAFSFALYGLIKKQLGMGGLESLTAETVIMFLPALGYLLWLGSRGESTFTAQGPGHAALLASAGLVTAIPLICFGAAAIRVPLSTLGLLQYMAPVFQFGLGVLYFHEAMPAARWAGFSLVWVALSILTWDALRTAHRSRALRLDGLTAPLAAPLPTPLPTPAPARETA, from the coding sequence GTGAAGGCACAGAACGACCAGCGCACGGGGTTGCTCTACGGCTTCGCCTCGTACGGGATGTGGGGGATCGTGCCCCTCTTCTGGCCGCTCCTCCAGCCCGCCGGAGCGATCGAGATCCTCGCCCACCGCATGGTGTGGTCCCTGGCCGTGGTCGGCGTGGCGCTGCTGGCCCTGCGCCGCTGGGGATGGGTCTCCGAGCTGCTGCGCCAGCCGCGCAAGCTCGCCCTCACGGCGGTGGCCGCCGCCCTGGTCACCGTGAACTGGGGCGTGTACATCTGGTCGGTCAACAACGGCGCGGTCGTCGAGGCGAGCCTCGGCTACTTCATCAACCCCCTGGTCACCATCGCGCTCGGCGTCCTGGTGCTCGGCGAGCGCCTGCGCCGCACGCAGTGGGCGGCGGTCGGCATCGCCGTCGCGGCCGTGCTGGTCCTCGCCGTCGGGTACGGGCGGCCGCCGTGGATCTCGCTGATCCTGGCCTTCTCCTTCGCCCTGTACGGGCTGATCAAGAAGCAGCTCGGCATGGGCGGCCTGGAATCGCTGACCGCCGAGACCGTGATCATGTTCCTGCCCGCCCTCGGCTACCTGCTGTGGCTCGGCTCGCGCGGCGAGTCCACCTTCACCGCGCAGGGCCCGGGCCACGCCGCCCTGCTGGCCTCGGCCGGGCTGGTCACGGCGATCCCGCTGATCTGCTTCGGCGCCGCCGCGATCCGGGTCCCGCTGTCCACCCTCGGGCTGCTCCAGTACATGGCCCCGGTCTTCCAGTTCGGCCTCGGCGTCCTGTACTTCCACGAGGCCATGCCGGCCGCGCGCTGGGCCGGTTTCTCCCTGGTCTGGGTCGCCCTGTCGATCCTCACCTGGGACGCCCTGCGCACCGCCCACCGCTCCCGCGCCCTGCGCCTCGACGGCCTGACGGCGCCGCTGGCGGCTCCGCTCCCGACCCCGCTCCCGACCCCGGCCCCGGCGCGCGAGACCGCGTAG
- a CDS encoding DUF6193 family natural product biosynthesis protein, whose amino-acid sequence MNVNEETRAAVVEAQWAGTRRAWADKLERLGSEDWRTGTIEVLEAAYEDPILRQLYPYTSHGHVNFSSTTRFPYEVAVPFVIPLPDGRFRVMRRDPSAELGEVATAGEAVTLVVTHVPPRLRLAATGLPMEA is encoded by the coding sequence ATGAACGTGAACGAAGAGACCCGTGCGGCGGTCGTCGAGGCCCAGTGGGCCGGCACGCGGCGGGCCTGGGCGGACAAGCTGGAGCGCCTCGGCTCCGAGGACTGGCGCACCGGCACCATCGAGGTGCTGGAGGCGGCCTACGAGGACCCGATCCTGCGGCAGCTGTACCCGTACACGAGCCATGGCCACGTGAACTTCAGCAGCACCACCCGCTTCCCCTACGAGGTGGCGGTCCCCTTCGTGATCCCGCTGCCCGACGGACGGTTCCGCGTCATGCGGCGCGATCCCTCCGCGGAGCTCGGCGAGGTGGCCACGGCCGGGGAGGCCGTGACCCTGGTGGTCACGCACGTACCGCCCCGCCTCCGGCTCGCCGCCACGGGGCTGCCGATGGAGGCGTAG
- a CDS encoding M28 family metallopeptidase, with amino-acid sequence MSLSVSRRLAAVTALAVAGLLSATAPAALATPTSVAAAPTPPDIPLANVKAHLTQLQSIATANGGNRAHGKAGYKASIDYVKAKLDAAGFTTTLQTFTSSGATGYNLIADWPGGDPNSVLMSGSHLDSVNAGPGINDNGSGSAGILETALAVSRAQLQPTKHLRFGWWGAEELGMIGSKYYVNNLPAAEKSKISGYLNFDMIGSPNPGYFVYDDDPTIEQTFKNYYTGIGVSTEIETEGDGRSDHAPFKSAGIPVGGLFSGADYTKTAAQAAKWGGTSGQAFDRCYHSSCDTTANINDTALDRNSDAIAYAIWNLGAATPVPPGPSFENTADVNIPDAAAAVNSPITVSGVTGNAPATTKVDVNIVHPYIGDLVVDLIAPDGSVYNLHNRTGGSADNIVKSVTVNASSEVANGVWNLRVKDAAAQDVGYINSWKITF; translated from the coding sequence ATGAGCCTGTCCGTCTCCCGGCGTCTGGCCGCCGTGACCGCCCTCGCGGTCGCCGGCCTCCTCTCCGCCACCGCCCCCGCCGCGCTCGCCACGCCGACCTCGGTCGCCGCCGCGCCCACGCCGCCCGACATCCCGCTGGCCAACGTCAAGGCGCACTTGACGCAGCTGCAGTCCATAGCCACCGCCAACGGCGGCAACCGCGCCCACGGCAAGGCCGGCTACAAGGCCTCGATCGACTACGTGAAGGCCAAGCTGGACGCGGCCGGTTTCACGACCACCCTGCAGACCTTCACCTCCAGCGGCGCCACCGGCTACAACCTGATCGCCGACTGGCCGGGCGGCGACCCCAACTCGGTCCTGATGTCGGGCTCGCACCTGGACTCGGTCAACGCGGGCCCCGGCATCAACGACAACGGGTCCGGTTCGGCCGGCATCCTGGAGACGGCGCTCGCCGTCTCCCGCGCGCAGCTCCAGCCCACGAAGCACCTGCGCTTCGGCTGGTGGGGCGCGGAGGAGCTGGGCATGATCGGCTCGAAGTACTACGTCAACAACCTGCCGGCCGCGGAGAAGTCGAAGATCTCCGGCTACCTGAACTTCGACATGATCGGCTCGCCGAACCCGGGCTACTTCGTCTACGACGACGACCCGACCATCGAGCAGACCTTCAAGAACTACTACACGGGCATCGGCGTCTCCACCGAGATCGAGACCGAGGGCGACGGCCGGTCCGACCACGCCCCGTTCAAGAGCGCCGGGATCCCGGTCGGCGGCCTGTTCTCGGGCGCCGACTACACCAAGACGGCGGCCCAGGCCGCGAAGTGGGGCGGCACCTCCGGTCAGGCCTTCGACCGGTGCTACCACTCCTCCTGCGACACCACGGCGAACATCAACGACACCGCCCTGGACCGCAACTCCGACGCCATCGCCTACGCGATCTGGAACCTCGGGGCAGCCACCCCGGTCCCGCCGGGCCCGTCCTTCGAGAACACCGCCGACGTGAACATCCCGGACGCCGCCGCCGCGGTGAACTCGCCGATCACGGTCTCGGGCGTCACGGGCAACGCGCCGGCCACCACCAAGGTCGACGTGAACATCGTCCACCCCTACATCGGTGACCTGGTGGTCGACCTCATCGCCCCCGACGGCAGCGTGTACAACCTGCACAACCGCACCGGCGGCAGCGCGGACAACATCGTCAAGTCCGTCACGGTCAACGCCTCCTCCGAGGTGGCCAACGGCGTCTGGAACCTCCGGGTCAAGGACGCGGCAGCGCAGGACGTCGGCTACATCAACAGCTGGAAGATCACCTTCTAG
- a CDS encoding ribbon-helix-helix domain-containing protein: MSRHVTIRLEEEFHERLKARAAALGTTVTALITEVTERELDEDRKNFLSGIEEFADHWGYFQERFGH; this comes from the coding sequence ATGTCGAGACACGTCACCATCCGCCTGGAAGAAGAGTTCCACGAACGCCTGAAGGCGCGAGCGGCGGCCCTGGGCACGACGGTCACCGCGCTGATCACCGAAGTCACGGAACGCGAGCTCGACGAGGACCGGAAGAACTTCCTGTCCGGGATAGAGGAGTTCGCCGACCACTGGGGCTACTTCCAGGAGCGGTTCGGGCATTGA
- a CDS encoding LolA family protein, protein MGTNAKTRKAARYAVPVAVFGVVAGTIAMVPAFANAGGPDLPKVTAQQLIEKIAASDVQQLSGSAKISTDLGLPSLPAGLLGGGGGVTGGSADPQDKLAQLASGTHTFRVAADGPDRQKLTFVDGKDEYSLVHNGDDVWGYDSKSKEVFHEKAPTDATDAGKSAERKAGDGLPASPQEIAQEVLKAAGPTTGITVGDTAQVAGRDAYQLVLKPKGTGSTVSSVKIAVDAKNGVPLRVQVLSTDGGKPIVDAGFTKVDFSKPSADTFAFTPPKDAKVTEGAAGEHGKGEGKGADKGLDALEAIPGLGGLTGGADGAKGEPKVLGEGWTSIARIETGASNTLKGLDDAAKDKNAPKGAAQFLDSLGEKVSGKFGEGRVLKTRVVNALITDDGKVYVGAVTKAELVKAADANK, encoded by the coding sequence ATGGGAACGAACGCAAAGACCCGCAAGGCCGCTCGGTACGCCGTACCGGTCGCGGTGTTCGGTGTGGTCGCCGGCACGATCGCGATGGTCCCGGCCTTCGCGAACGCCGGTGGACCGGACCTTCCGAAGGTCACGGCCCAGCAGCTCATCGAGAAGATCGCGGCCTCGGACGTACAGCAGCTGTCCGGCAGCGCCAAGATCAGCACGGACCTGGGGCTGCCGAGCCTTCCGGCCGGCCTGCTGGGCGGCGGTGGCGGCGTGACCGGCGGCTCCGCGGACCCGCAGGACAAGCTCGCCCAGCTGGCGAGCGGCACCCACACCTTCCGGGTGGCCGCCGACGGCCCCGACCGCCAGAAGCTCACCTTCGTGGACGGCAAGGACGAGTACAGCCTCGTCCACAACGGCGACGACGTCTGGGGATACGACTCCAAGTCGAAGGAGGTCTTCCACGAGAAGGCGCCCACCGACGCGACGGACGCCGGCAAGAGCGCCGAGCGCAAGGCGGGCGACGGCCTCCCGGCCTCTCCGCAGGAGATCGCCCAGGAGGTCCTGAAGGCCGCCGGACCCACCACCGGCATCACCGTCGGGGACACGGCCCAGGTGGCCGGCCGCGACGCCTACCAGCTGGTCCTGAAGCCGAAGGGGACCGGTTCGACGGTTTCCTCGGTGAAGATCGCGGTGGACGCGAAGAACGGCGTGCCGCTGCGCGTGCAGGTGCTCTCCACCGACGGCGGCAAGCCGATCGTGGACGCCGGCTTCACGAAGGTGGACTTCTCCAAGCCCTCCGCCGACACCTTCGCCTTCACCCCGCCCAAGGACGCCAAGGTGACCGAGGGCGCGGCCGGCGAGCACGGCAAGGGCGAGGGCAAGGGTGCCGACAAGGGCCTGGACGCGCTCGAAGCCATCCCCGGCCTGGGCGGCCTGACCGGCGGCGCCGACGGCGCCAAGGGCGAGCCGAAGGTCCTCGGCGAGGGCTGGACCTCGATCGCCCGGATCGAGACCGGCGCGAGCAACACCCTCAAGGGCCTGGACGACGCCGCCAAGGACAAGAACGCGCCCAAGGGGGCCGCTCAGTTCCTCGACTCGCTCGGCGAGAAGGTCTCCGGGAAGTTCGGCGAGGGCCGCGTCCTGAAGACCCGCGTGGTCAACGCGCTGATCACGGACGACGGCAAGGTCTACGTCGGCGCGGTCACCAAGGCCGAGCTGGTGAAGGCGGCCGACGCCAACAAGTAG
- a CDS encoding polyprenyl synthetase family protein, with the protein MTVVGPFGLSVRDQALETDVQAGLAAVEAGLLEATKSEVPFITEAAQHLVRAGGKRFRPLLVMLASRFGDPYAPGIVPSAVVVELTHLATLYHDDVMDEADVRRGVESSNARWGNSVAVLTGDFLFARASHILADLGPEAVRVQAEAFERLVTGQILETAGPRDGRDPVEHYLDVIAGKTGSLIAVSGRFGAMMSGADESVIDILTQYGERLGTAFQLADDVLDIASDSHESGKTPGTDLREGIPTLPVLRLREMAAQGGDPDDLELVRLLDGDLTDDARHADVLARLRVHPALEQARKDTVRYAEEARATLAPLPECFAKSALVELCDAVVHRAG; encoded by the coding sequence GTGACCGTCGTCGGGCCGTTCGGACTGAGCGTGCGGGACCAGGCTCTTGAGACCGATGTCCAGGCCGGACTGGCCGCCGTCGAGGCGGGTCTGCTGGAAGCCACCAAGAGTGAAGTCCCCTTCATCACCGAGGCCGCGCAGCACCTGGTCCGCGCCGGCGGCAAGCGGTTCCGGCCGCTCCTGGTGATGCTGGCCTCCCGGTTCGGCGATCCCTACGCGCCGGGGATCGTCCCCTCCGCCGTGGTCGTGGAGCTCACCCACCTGGCGACGCTCTACCACGACGACGTCATGGACGAGGCGGACGTGCGCCGCGGCGTGGAGAGCTCCAACGCCCGCTGGGGCAACTCCGTGGCCGTCCTGACGGGTGACTTCCTGTTCGCCCGCGCCTCACACATCCTGGCGGACCTCGGCCCCGAGGCCGTACGGGTCCAGGCCGAGGCGTTCGAGCGCCTGGTGACGGGCCAGATCCTGGAGACCGCGGGCCCGCGCGACGGCCGCGACCCGGTCGAGCACTACCTCGACGTCATCGCCGGCAAGACCGGTTCGCTGATCGCGGTCTCCGGCCGCTTCGGCGCGATGATGTCCGGCGCCGACGAGTCGGTCATCGACATCCTGACCCAGTACGGAGAGCGGCTCGGCACCGCCTTCCAGCTCGCCGACGACGTCCTCGACATCGCCTCCGACTCGCACGAGTCCGGCAAGACCCCCGGCACCGACCTGCGCGAGGGCATCCCGACGCTGCCGGTCCTGCGGCTGCGGGAGATGGCGGCCCAGGGCGGCGACCCCGACGACCTGGAGCTCGTACGGCTCCTGGACGGCGATCTGACGGACGACGCCCGGCACGCCGACGTGCTCGCCCGGCTGCGGGTCCACCCGGCCCTGGAGCAGGCCCGCAAGGACACCGTGCGGTACGCGGAGGAGGCGCGGGCCACGCTGGCCCCGCTGCCCGAGTGCTTCGCGAAGTCGGCGCTGGTGGAGCTGTGCGACGCCGTGGTCCACCGCGCGGGCTGA
- a CDS encoding peptide MFS transporter, whose translation MSRTATDRDDSSDPEADQPPPGDDHAFLGHPRGLATLSGLEVWERFSFLGMQAILVLYFADAVANGGLGMNPGTAASVSAAYGTMVYLVSVAGGWLADRILGSYRAVLWGGILIACGHYAMAVPTAAMTWVGLGLISAGTGLLKPNVASMVGKLYKTDDDRRDAGFALYYMGINIGAFAGPLITAWLGEHEGWHWGFSAAAIGMTAGLIQYVAGRRHLAGRKHSAEFALAPDAMRSAVIKIIAGILVFAALATLLAVLGWLTMGRFVDLLTLVSVIAPIVYFAIMFRSDRVTAAERGRLRPYVVLFLASVAFNFILFQAYSTMMLLASTNARTEILGFTFPAGWYASALGAFEVLLAPVVAALWVRMGHKQPHASNKIAIGVILGGLSFLLMVIPTSGHSGDTYKMAAWWIIGSYLLLGLGDILLETSGMSATTKLAPKAFASQTMALWFLSLALANGIQAQVVKLYDQVSHPAYFGVNGAIAVAVGLAVIAAAPWLKRTMHPVH comes from the coding sequence TTGTCCAGAACTGCTACCGATAGAGACGACTCGTCCGACCCGGAGGCCGACCAGCCGCCTCCCGGCGACGACCACGCCTTCCTCGGGCACCCCAGGGGCCTGGCCACGCTCTCCGGGCTGGAGGTCTGGGAGCGCTTCTCGTTCCTGGGCATGCAGGCCATCCTCGTCCTCTACTTCGCGGACGCGGTGGCCAACGGCGGCCTGGGGATGAACCCGGGCACCGCGGCCTCCGTCTCGGCGGCCTACGGGACCATGGTCTACCTCGTCTCCGTCGCCGGCGGGTGGCTCGCCGACCGGATCCTCGGTTCGTACCGCGCCGTGCTCTGGGGCGGCATCCTGATCGCCTGCGGCCATTACGCCATGGCCGTGCCGACCGCCGCCATGACCTGGGTGGGCCTCGGCCTGATCAGCGCCGGCACCGGCCTGCTGAAGCCGAACGTGGCGAGCATGGTCGGCAAGCTCTACAAGACGGACGACGACCGGCGCGACGCCGGCTTCGCCCTCTACTACATGGGCATCAACATCGGCGCCTTCGCCGGCCCCCTGATCACCGCCTGGCTCGGTGAGCACGAGGGCTGGCACTGGGGCTTCTCGGCCGCCGCGATCGGCATGACCGCGGGCCTGATCCAGTACGTGGCCGGCCGCCGCCACCTGGCGGGGCGCAAGCACTCCGCGGAGTTCGCGCTCGCGCCCGACGCGATGCGCTCGGCCGTGATCAAGATCATTGCCGGGATCCTCGTCTTCGCCGCCCTCGCCACTCTTCTGGCGGTACTGGGCTGGCTGACGATGGGCCGGTTCGTCGACCTGCTCACCCTGGTCTCGGTGATCGCGCCGATCGTCTACTTCGCGATCATGTTCCGCAGCGACCGGGTGACGGCCGCCGAACGGGGGCGCCTGCGCCCGTACGTCGTGCTCTTCCTGGCCTCGGTGGCCTTCAACTTCATCCTCTTCCAGGCGTACTCGACGATGATGCTGCTCGCCTCGACGAACGCCCGTACCGAGATCCTCGGCTTCACCTTCCCGGCCGGCTGGTACGCCTCCGCGCTCGGCGCGTTCGAGGTGCTGCTGGCGCCGGTCGTCGCCGCGCTGTGGGTCCGGATGGGGCACAAGCAGCCGCACGCCTCCAACAAGATCGCCATCGGCGTGATCCTGGGCGGCCTGTCCTTCCTCCTGATGGTCATCCCGACCTCGGGGCACTCGGGCGACACGTACAAGATGGCCGCCTGGTGGATCATCGGCTCCTACCTGCTGCTCGGACTCGGCGACATCCTCCTCGAGACCTCCGGCATGTCGGCCACCACGAAGCTCGCCCCGAAGGCCTTCGCCAGCCAGACCATGGCCCTGTGGTTCCTGTCCCTGGCCCTGGCCAACGGCATCCAGGCGCAGGTGGTCAAGCTCTACGACCAGGTCTCCCACCCCGCCTACTTCGGCGTCAACGGCGCCATCGCGGTGGCGGTGGGGCTCGCAGTGATCGCGGCCGCCCCGTGGCTCAAGCGCACGATGCACCCGGTGCACTGA
- a CDS encoding CocE/NonD family hydrolase, whose product MIIRTDFPYGTTHEDVRIPLPDGTELYARIWRPVTDEPVPALLEYLPYRLTDWTAPRDWQRHPWYAGHGYASVRVDVRGHGNSGGNPGDEYDAQELADGVAVVEWLAAQPWCTGSVGMFGISWGGFNSLQIAALAPEALKAVVTVCSTDDRFDNDVHYMGGSVLAVDMHAWAATMLAFASRPPDPLYAGEGWRDQWLSRLGSVEPLVHTWLSHQTRDAYWRHGSVCENYGAIGAAVLAVGGWHDPYRDTVLRLVSALPADRVRGLIGPWSHQYPDRGLPPGPAIGFLQETLRWWDHWLKGKDTGVMSEPLLRSWISESHPPATTYPTLPGRWVGDPSWPSPNVDPVTYAFQGAPVVVSSPQHTGLDAGRFFPFGNDADLPPDQREEDAKSACFEFPVGNGSGPVEILGRPVVRLRLRMDVPYGQVVARLCDVAPDGSSTLVTRGALNLSARQGRDKAVPWPVGSYEDVAFELNGIGHSFPPGHRIRVALSSAYWPWIWPRAGSEAGWTLDPAGSAVELPIRDPSSDEEPILFEAPEQSEPLGVSYPETLDAPRPERLVVRDVARGLWRLEVDPRYGGTRVYPDGLEFSEDALEIYEIQESDPLSARTHSTWTVRLHRPELGWDVSVVTRSEISCDEGGFLTSNEVVCREGDEVLFHRTWERRLPRTAG is encoded by the coding sequence ATGATCATCCGTACCGATTTCCCCTACGGGACCACCCACGAGGACGTCCGGATCCCCCTCCCGGACGGCACCGAGCTGTACGCCCGCATCTGGCGGCCGGTCACCGACGAGCCCGTCCCGGCGCTGCTGGAGTACCTCCCGTACCGCCTCACCGACTGGACCGCCCCGCGCGACTGGCAGCGCCACCCCTGGTACGCGGGCCACGGCTACGCCTCCGTACGGGTGGACGTGCGCGGCCACGGCAACAGCGGCGGAAACCCGGGCGACGAGTACGACGCCCAGGAACTCGCCGACGGCGTAGCGGTCGTCGAATGGCTGGCGGCCCAGCCCTGGTGCACGGGGTCCGTGGGCATGTTCGGGATCTCCTGGGGCGGCTTCAACAGCCTCCAGATCGCGGCGCTCGCCCCCGAGGCGTTGAAGGCCGTGGTCACCGTCTGCTCCACGGACGACCGCTTCGACAACGACGTCCACTACATGGGCGGCTCCGTCCTCGCCGTCGACATGCACGCGTGGGCGGCGACCATGCTCGCCTTCGCCTCCCGCCCCCCGGACCCGCTCTACGCGGGCGAGGGCTGGCGCGACCAGTGGCTGTCGCGCCTGGGCTCCGTCGAACCCCTCGTCCACACCTGGCTCTCCCACCAGACCCGCGACGCGTACTGGCGCCACGGCTCCGTCTGCGAGAACTACGGCGCGATCGGCGCGGCCGTCCTGGCGGTCGGCGGCTGGCACGACCCGTACCGCGACACGGTGCTCCGCCTGGTCTCGGCCCTGCCCGCCGACCGGGTCCGCGGCCTGATCGGCCCCTGGTCGCACCAGTACCCCGACCGGGGACTGCCCCCGGGCCCCGCGATCGGCTTCCTCCAGGAGACCCTGCGCTGGTGGGACCACTGGCTCAAGGGCAAGGACACCGGGGTCATGTCCGAACCCCTGCTCCGCTCCTGGATCTCCGAGTCGCACCCGCCGGCGACCACCTACCCGACGCTGCCGGGCCGCTGGGTGGGCGACCCGTCCTGGCCGTCGCCGAACGTGGACCCCGTCACCTACGCCTTCCAGGGCGCCCCGGTGGTCGTCTCTTCCCCCCAGCACACGGGCCTGGACGCGGGCCGCTTCTTCCCCTTCGGCAACGACGCCGATCTGCCGCCGGACCAGCGCGAGGAGGACGCGAAGTCGGCCTGCTTCGAGTTCCCCGTCGGGAACGGCTCCGGCCCGGTGGAGATCCTGGGCCGCCCGGTGGTCCGCCTGCGCCTGCGCATGGACGTCCCGTACGGCCAGGTCGTGGCCCGCCTCTGCGACGTGGCCCCGGACGGCTCCTCGACGCTGGTCACCCGCGGCGCGCTGAACCTCTCCGCACGCCAGGGCCGGGACAAGGCGGTGCCGTGGCCGGTGGGCTCGTACGAGGACGTGGCCTTCGAGCTGAACGGCATCGGCCACTCCTTCCCACCGGGACACCGGATCCGCGTCGCCCTCTCCTCGGCCTACTGGCCGTGGATCTGGCCCCGCGCCGGCTCGGAGGCGGGCTGGACCCTGGACCCGGCGGGCAGCGCGGTGGAACTCCCGATCCGTGACCCGTCCTCCGATGAGGAACCGATCCTCTTCGAGGCCCCGGAACAGTCGGAGCCGCTGGGCGTCTCGTACCCGGAGACCCTGGACGCCCCTCGCCCGGAACGGCTGGTCGTACGGGACGTCGCGCGCGGCCTGTGGCGCCTGGAAGTGGACCCGCGCTACGGCGGCACCCGGGTCTACCCCGACGGGCTGGAGTTCAGCGAGGACGCGCTGGAGATCTACGAGATCCAGGAGTCGGACCCCTTGTCCGCCCGCACCCACTCCACCTGGACGGTCCGGCTGCACCGCCCGGAGCTGGGCTGGGACGTCTCGGTGGTGACCCGCTCGGAGATCTCGTGCGACGAGGGCGGCTTCCTGACGTCGAACGAGGTGGTGTGCCGCGAGGGCGACGAGGTCCTCTTCCACCGCACGTGGGAACGCCGCCTGCCCCGGACGGCGGGGTAG
- a CDS encoding DUF397 domain-containing protein, with product MTTESPRWFTSSYSDNGGACVEVATNLVGARGIVPVRDSKLADSPVLDVPAAAFAAFVDGVKAV from the coding sequence GTGACAACCGAATCCCCCCGCTGGTTCACGTCCTCCTACAGCGACAACGGCGGCGCGTGCGTCGAGGTCGCCACCAACCTCGTCGGCGCGCGCGGCATCGTGCCCGTCCGCGACTCCAAGCTGGCCGACAGCCCCGTGCTGGACGTTCCCGCCGCCGCCTTCGCGGCTTTCGTGGACGGCGTCAAGGCCGTCTGA